A window of the Salarias fasciatus chromosome 7, fSalaFa1.1, whole genome shotgun sequence genome harbors these coding sequences:
- the LOC115391591 gene encoding uncharacterized protein LOC115391591 has translation MAFAELNSLALPCSLLVLLCLHTVSGMSGWAGCFDGQDVFATVRENSLSGELIAELMVDTTMEGVHWSLDGKDADWFFLEDRSIRLNTSDDKILDREALGPVLVAQLVCYEDNILQSMHRILVEIIDENDNSPVFAENTVQSLMISELTPVNTVIFTLQATDADNNKIIYLIDQTSPDAEYFKVLLPNSGEVILAKPLDYETKTQITVTIYASEMNTAERFNASVTITITVVDGDDQYPYFEPCVLLLEDETNRICTSPVYTVNVTEGEEDIVLDFSPGPIHAVDGDKALNSPVSYAILSGDDEGHFWMDKETGELRLTRGVTNRLTTPVLHLQVMAYQENDPRKYSLATAVIRVLAVNQYYPEFDMAEYHGFITEGQSPASLVNTYGSKALILHVQDQDFSQGLNPMIYFAFSPTSNHTDIYQVTHEGLLVARQSELKPKQKHILEVMAVDQESGDATFATVVVEVLSEGQSIPHGALGDGRVTGCTVGKALFLSMVFMTVIGCMVWVIMWLKKKRKVKRNPLERGCVAQGKHPNVSLRWFQLVSHGGAMPHMDVVPYSNEEYGTCNPSFSFPEKQDVYTHRDLSTSRGTTQTRTSLAAANAVGSSVILDANASKSSSGSPTCNPAAENANPAVQDAASVTENHNSPLNATLDSTETQPNTGPCPVDLDASLTPSLTRSNSQATTVDDLADPVTSPSSQCSVPCSLTRIASAEIEKPIRKPRVKTPPYSPLLTSPFSKQRGTSPPTPDHALLKATLVHIDTTPTDSPPETPGQASVTLIMEEDEPSTSLDHIDDEPMPPEGTADIDSPSQDRRLSTISANTQDGRVAGDEDDDGFLGDEDADKSSDGELEPDEEELLRVLARCNPIFISFTK, from the exons ATGGCCTTCGCTGAGCTGAACTCCTTGGCTCTGCCGTGCTCACTGCTGGTGTTGTTATGTCTGCACACAGTTTCAG GAATGTCAGGCTGGGCCGGATGTTTTGATGGTCAGGATGTGTTTGCCACCGTTAGAGAAAACAGTCTTTCAGGAGAACTGATTGCTGAGCTCATGGTCGACACCACAATGGAAGGAGTCCACTGGAGCCTCGATGGAAAAGATGCTGATTGGTTCTTCCTGGAAGACAGAAGCATCCGGCTCAACACGTCAGATGACAAGATTCTTGACCGAGAG gcCCTGGGTCCTGTCCTGGTGGCACAGTTAGTGTGTTACGAGGACAACATACTTCAG AGTATGCATCGAATCCTGGTAGAGATCATCGATGAGAATGATAATTCACCTGTGTTTGCAGAAAACACTGTCCAGTCCCTCATGATCAGTGAG ctgactCCAGTGAATACAGTGATCTTTACTCTTCAAGCTACAGATGCAGACAATAATAAAATTATTTACTTGATTGACCAAACATCA CCTGATGCAGAGTACTTCAAAGTTCTTCTACCAAACAGTGGAGAAGTTATCCTGGCCAAGCCTTTGGACTATGAGACAAAAACCCAGATTACTGTCACCATCTATGCCTCG GAAATGAACACTGCTGAGCGCTTCAACGCCAGCGTCACCATCACCATTACTGTTGTCGATGGAGATGACCAGTACCCATATTTTGAGCCCTGCGTGTTGCTTCTCGAGGATGAGACCAATCGAATCTGCACCAGCCCCGTGTACACGGTGAATGTCACGGAAGGGGAAGAG GACATTGTGTTGGACTTCTCTCCTGGTCCCATTCATGCCGTGGATGGAGACAAAGCACTGAACTCTCCTGTCAGCTATGCCATTCTCTCTG GGGATGATGAAGGCCATTTCTGGATGGATAAAGAGACAGGGGAGCTGAGATTAACCCGCGGGGTGACCAACAGACTCACAACACCTGTTCTGCATCTTCAGGTCATG GCGTACCAAGAGAACGACCCCAGGAAGTATTCTCTTGCTACAGCAGTGATCCGAGTCCTGGCTGTCAACCAATATTATCCAGAATTCGACATGGCGGAATATCATGGCTTCATAACTGAAGGACAGAGTCCCGCCTCTTTAGTCAACACCTACGGCAGCAAAGCTCTGATCTTGCATGTACAGGATCAAGACTTCAGCCAA GGCCTCAATCCAATGATCTACTTTGCCTTCAGTCCGACATCCAACCACACAGACATATATCAAGTCACCCATGAAGGACTCCTGGTTGCCAGGCAAAGTGAGCTCAAACCGAAACAGAAACATATCCTAGAG GTAATGGCAGTAGACCAGGAGTCAGGCGACGCCACCTTTGCTACGGTCGTGGTTGAGGTTTTATCCGAAGGGCAATCAA TCCCTCATGGTGCTTTGGGAGATGGACGTGTGACAGGCTGCACTGTGGGAAAAGCTCTTTTTCTGAGCATGGTGTTCATGACTGTAATTGGATGCATGGTGTGGGTAATCATGTGGCTCAAAAAGAAGCGCAAAGTTAAAAGGAACCCTCTGGAGAGAGGCTGTGTAGCCCAAGGCAAACACCCCAATGTG AGCTTACGATGGTTTCAGCTG GTGAGCCATGGTGGTGCCATGCCCCACATGGACGTGGTACCTTACAGCAATGAGGAATACGGCACTTGCAATCCTTCATTCAGCTTCCCGGAAAAACAAGATGTCTACACCCATAGGGACCTCTCCACCAGCAGAGGAACCACTCAGACCAGAACGAGCCTCGCTGCCGCCAACGCTGTGGGCAGTTCTGTAATCCTCGATGCCAATGCTTCCAAAAGTTCCTCTGGTTCACCCACCTGTAACCCAGCAGCTGAGAATGCAAACCCCGCGGTTCAGGATGCAGCGTCAGTGACGGAAAACCACAATTCACCATTAAATGCAACCCTGGACTCCACTGAGACACAGCCGAACACAGGCCCTTGTCCTGTGGACCTTGATGCCAGTTTAACTCCATCTTTGACCCGTTCTAATTCGCAAGCGACGACCGTCGATGACCTTGCTGACCCCGTCACCAGCCCCTCCTCTCAGTGCAGTGTCCCATGCAGCCTTACCCGAATTGCTTCGGCAGAAATTGAAAAACCCATCCGCAAACCTCGTGTCAAGACGCCCCCATACTCACCTTTACTGACGTCGCCCTTCTCCAAGCAGAGAGGCACGTCGCCGCCCACCCCGGACCACGCTCTTCTGAAAGCCACGTTGGTGCATATAGACACAACGCCCACCGACTCACCTCCGGAGACTCCAGGACAGGCATCGGTGACTCTGAtcatggaggaggacgagccCTCCACGTCTCTGGACCATATTGATGATGAACCCATGCCTCCAGAAGGAACAGCTGACATCGACAGTCCATCTCAGGACCGAAGACTCTCCACGATCTCGGCGAACACCCAAGACGGCCGAGTGGCGGGCGACGAAGACGACGATGGGTTTCTGGGAGACGAAGACGCAGACAAGAGCAGCGACGGTGAGCTGGAGCCAGAtgaggaagagctgctgagAGTGTTGGCTCGCTGCAATCCCATTTTTATCTCATTTACCAAGTGA